In Thermotoga sp. Ku-13t, one genomic interval encodes:
- the buk gene encoding butyrate kinase, whose protein sequence is MRILVINPGSTSTKVAVYEDEKCIYSEKFEHSAEELAKCETLMDQEPLRRRSILSALEKAGFRIEDFDAIAARGGILPPVESGTYLVDERMVNYLKYESPVKHVSNLACVIAHEMSNGKIPVYTTDPVSVDEMIPEARLSGIPEIERKSLSHALNIKIVCRKVAKELGKSLEELNAVVAHLGGGISVAAVRKGRIIDVNNANDEGPFSPERTGELPVGDVVRMCFSGRYSREELKKKFVGRGGLVAYLGTNDLRKALEMAKNDSYASLVVRAMAYQIAKEIGGMCAVLKGKLDAIILTGGMAHSDEFVEMIKEYIYKFAPIFVLPGEFEMEALALGALRVLRGEEKAKIWGGPNG, encoded by the coding sequence ATGAGGATTTTGGTCATCAATCCAGGTTCAACATCCACAAAGGTGGCCGTTTATGAAGATGAAAAATGCATTTATTCGGAGAAGTTCGAACACAGTGCGGAGGAGCTCGCAAAGTGCGAGACGTTGATGGACCAAGAGCCGTTGAGAAGGAGATCCATTCTTTCGGCGCTGGAAAAAGCAGGATTCAGGATCGAAGATTTCGATGCGATTGCCGCAAGGGGGGGCATTCTCCCTCCTGTGGAGAGTGGAACTTACCTGGTCGATGAACGCATGGTGAACTATTTGAAGTACGAATCACCGGTGAAACACGTTTCGAACCTCGCGTGTGTGATAGCCCATGAAATGTCCAACGGTAAGATTCCTGTTTACACGACAGATCCAGTTTCTGTCGACGAGATGATACCTGAAGCAAGGCTTTCTGGAATACCTGAAATTGAAAGGAAGAGCCTTTCTCACGCGCTCAACATAAAGATTGTGTGCAGAAAGGTGGCGAAAGAGCTCGGCAAAAGTCTGGAAGAACTGAACGCTGTGGTGGCACACCTCGGTGGTGGAATATCCGTAGCAGCCGTTCGGAAAGGAAGGATCATAGATGTGAATAACGCCAACGATGAGGGACCTTTCAGCCCGGAAAGAACGGGAGAACTGCCCGTGGGCGATGTTGTTCGCATGTGTTTCAGTGGACGATACAGTAGAGAAGAACTGAAGAAGAAATTTGTTGGGCGCGGCGGACTGGTTGCATACCTTGGTACAAACGATCTGAGAAAAGCGCTCGAAATGGCGAAAAATGATAGCTACGCTTCTCTCGTTGTCAGAGCAATGGCTTACCAGATAGCGAAAGAGATTGGCGGAATGTGCGCCGTTTTGAAAGGAAAGCTCGATGCCATCATTTTAACGGGGGGCATGGCGCACAGTGACGAATTCGTTGAGATGATAAAGGAATACATCTACAAGTTTGCACCCATCTTCGTGCTTCCAGGCGAATTCGAAATGGAGGCACTGGCTCTGGGAGCGTTGAGGGTCCTGAGGGGCGAGGAGAAGGCGAAGATCTGGGGTGGTCCGAATGGATAG
- a CDS encoding PLP-dependent aminotransferase family protein — MIRELLKYANMPGAVSFGGGTPDPETFPRHQLAELAREIIENEYRYTLQYATTEGDPELIKQVLILLKRVYGLDGFSPENVLITVGSQQALELVGKVLLDPGDCVIVGDPEYLGALSAFRMRDARFLVVRFEKDGPDLNQVEAHLKRMQKENQLHRVKFIYVVSNFQNPSGITTSVEKRKALVELAEKYDVLIVEDDPYGVLRFRGEHIPPIMSFGGTDRVILLNTFSKILCPGLRIGIVVADKQIIRKLVLAKQGTDLCSPSLTMRLAARYLERYDILEQIKPAMELYRKKKETMIEALREEFSDVADIDWTDPDGGLFIWTTLPDVDTMELFKFAEQRKVFYIPGEAFKPYEEPSSSMRMSFCLPTFEQIREGVHRLKLAYMDYVEAKGLKCR; from the coding sequence ATGATCAGGGAGTTGCTCAAATACGCTAACATGCCCGGTGCGGTTTCGTTCGGTGGTGGTACGCCGGATCCGGAAACGTTCCCCAGGCACCAGCTCGCAGAACTCGCCAGGGAGATAATAGAGAACGAGTACAGATATACCCTCCAGTATGCCACAACCGAGGGCGATCCGGAGCTGATCAAGCAGGTCCTCATCCTGTTGAAGAGGGTCTACGGCCTCGACGGATTCTCACCTGAAAACGTTCTGATAACGGTCGGTTCACAACAGGCACTGGAGCTGGTCGGGAAAGTTTTGCTCGATCCGGGCGATTGCGTGATAGTTGGCGATCCAGAGTATCTTGGAGCTCTCAGCGCTTTCAGGATGAGGGACGCCAGGTTTCTGGTCGTCAGGTTCGAGAAGGACGGTCCGGATCTCAACCAGGTGGAGGCACATTTGAAGCGAATGCAGAAAGAGAACCAGCTGCACAGGGTGAAATTCATCTACGTCGTTTCGAACTTTCAGAACCCATCTGGAATAACCACCTCCGTCGAGAAGAGAAAGGCTCTCGTGGAGCTCGCCGAGAAGTACGATGTTCTGATCGTCGAGGACGATCCTTACGGTGTCCTTAGATTCAGAGGAGAACATATACCACCCATCATGAGCTTTGGGGGTACTGATAGAGTCATTCTGCTGAATACGTTCAGCAAGATACTCTGTCCGGGTTTGAGAATCGGCATCGTCGTGGCGGACAAACAGATCATCAGGAAATTGGTTCTGGCGAAGCAGGGTACGGATCTGTGCAGCCCCTCTTTAACGATGCGACTTGCGGCACGTTATCTGGAGCGCTACGACATACTCGAACAGATAAAGCCAGCGATGGAACTTTACAGGAAAAAGAAAGAAACGATGATCGAAGCTCTGAGAGAGGAGTTCTCCGATGTGGCAGACATCGACTGGACCGATCCGGATGGAGGACTCTTCATCTGGACAACCCTGCCCGATGTTGACACCATGGAACTTTTCAAATTCGCCGAGCAGAGAAAGGTCTTCTACATCCCCGGTGAAGCGTTCAAACCTTACGAGGAGCCATCCAGCTCCATGCGCATGTCTTTCTGCTTGCCGACTTTCGAACAGATAAGAGAAGGCGTTCACAGGTTGAAACTGGCTTACATGGACTACGTTGAGGCCAAGGGGTTGAAGTGCAGATGA
- a CDS encoding alanine--glyoxylate aminotransferase family protein translates to MFKLKKHYIMAPGPTPVPVDVLLAGAKETIHHRTPQFLEIMEKTLDEARYLFQTSNRVYAFVSSGTGAMEAAVTNLVNPGEKAIVVVAGKFGERWKEICEAYGINVVDIALEWGEAVTPEQIEKAMREHPDAKVIFTTHSETSTGTVIDLQAIAQLTKDTDKVLVTDEISGLLAEPLKMDEWGVDVVVAGSQKGIMMPPGLAFITLSKKAWELVEKNKCPKYYFDLKYYEENYPDNPWTPAVNMIYMLNQSIKMLKEEGIENVWERHRILGEATRNAVKALGLELFSKRPGNVCTAVKVPAGLEAKKITKIMRDKYGVTIAAGQGKISNTIFRIAHLGYVSLFDTMTAISALEFTLHELGYPVKFGEGVRAAMETFHREGVAG, encoded by the coding sequence ATGTTCAAATTGAAGAAGCACTACATAATGGCACCAGGTCCGACACCGGTGCCAGTGGATGTGCTGCTCGCCGGTGCTAAAGAGACCATACACCACAGAACGCCACAATTTCTGGAGATCATGGAAAAAACGCTGGACGAGGCACGGTATCTTTTCCAGACGTCGAACCGCGTCTACGCTTTCGTTTCCTCGGGCACGGGCGCGATGGAGGCTGCGGTGACAAACCTCGTCAATCCCGGTGAGAAGGCGATAGTCGTCGTCGCTGGAAAGTTCGGAGAACGCTGGAAAGAGATCTGCGAAGCTTATGGAATCAACGTGGTCGATATAGCGCTCGAATGGGGAGAAGCCGTCACACCCGAACAGATAGAGAAAGCCATGAGAGAGCATCCAGACGCAAAGGTCATATTTACAACACACAGTGAAACCTCGACAGGAACCGTCATAGACCTTCAGGCCATAGCGCAGTTGACGAAAGACACCGACAAGGTTTTGGTGACAGATGAGATCAGCGGTTTGCTGGCTGAGCCCCTGAAGATGGACGAATGGGGTGTCGATGTGGTCGTCGCCGGATCGCAGAAAGGTATAATGATGCCCCCGGGTCTGGCCTTCATCACTCTGAGTAAGAAAGCCTGGGAGCTCGTCGAAAAGAACAAATGCCCGAAGTATTACTTCGACCTGAAGTACTACGAGGAAAACTATCCGGATAATCCATGGACACCTGCGGTCAACATGATCTACATGCTCAACCAGAGCATAAAGATGTTGAAAGAAGAAGGCATAGAGAACGTCTGGGAAAGACACAGGATCCTCGGTGAGGCCACGCGCAATGCGGTTAAAGCGCTCGGTCTGGAACTGTTCTCGAAACGACCCGGTAATGTGTGCACCGCCGTCAAGGTACCCGCCGGGCTGGAGGCGAAGAAGATCACGAAAATCATGAGGGACAAGTACGGTGTCACCATAGCAGCTGGCCAGGGAAAGATCTCGAACACCATCTTCAGGATCGCGCACCTTGGTTACGTGTCGCTGTTCGATACGATGACGGCCATCAGTGCTCTGGAGTTCACACTGCACGAACTTGGATATCCCGTGAAGTTCGGCGAAGGTGTGAGGGCTGCCATGG